The nucleotide window CGGCCTCCGCGACCGCCTGGACGACTTCCGGCGCGGCGCGGAACTGGGAGGCCGCGACCCGGACGACGCACGGGTGACGCTGTCGCTCACCTGCTGTGTCGACGAGGACGGCGACCGCGCCAGGCGACTCCTCCGCCAGCACCTCGGCTTCTACCTCGGCGGGATGGGCACCTTCTACCGCGACGCGCTGGCCCGGCAGGGGTACGAGGAGACGGCCCACGCCGTCCACGACGCCTGGAACGACGGCGACCGCGAGGCCGCGATGGCCGCGCTCGACGACGACCTGCTCGACGACCTCGCAGTCGCCGGGACGCCCGAGGAGGCGAACGAACGGCTGGCCGACTACGCGGAGATCGAGGGGGTCGACGCACTCACGATCGGCTTCCCCCGCGGCGCCGAGGACGACGACATCCGCGGGACGATGGAGGTGCTCGCGCCGTGAGTCGCGGGGTCGACGGAACCTCCGACGATACCACCGACCACGATGCCGACGGGGGTGGCCTCGACGACGGGGTTTCAGACGGCGAGCGCGGGTCGGCCCCCGACGACGCCTTCGCGGCGCTCGGGAACGCCACCCGGCTCCGCGTGCTCCGGACCCTCGCGAGCGCCGACGAACCGCCGACGTTCACGGAGCTGTTCGAGGCGACCGACGAGGACACCTCGGCCGGCTTCGCGTACCACCTCCGACAGCTCGTCGACCGTTACGTCCGGAAGGACCCCGAGACGGAGGGATACCACCTCACCTACGCCGGCAGGCAGGCCGCCCGCGCGCTCGCCGCGGGCACGTACACGGAGCGGGTGAACCGGGACCCGGAACCCGTCGACGGCGACTGCCCGGTCTGCGGGGAGGCCGGGCTGGAGGGGCGGGTCGCGGACAACTTCCTCGCCGTCGGGTGCGTCGACTGCGGGACGGAACTCCTCTCACTTCCGTTCCCGCCGAACGGCGCGCGCGATCGCGACGCGGACGGGGCGCTCGCGGCGTTCGACGCCTACCACCGGAGCCGGTTCCGCCTGCTCGCCGACGGCGTCTGTCCGGACTGCGCCGGCCGAGCGGGGGCGGGAATCGAGTTCGTCGACGCCCCCGACCTGCCGGGGGAGGACCGCCGGCCGACGCTCGACGGTTCGTGTGCCGACTGCGACTTCCGGGTTCTGGCGCCCGTCTCGCTCGCGGTCCTCGACCACCCGGAGGTCGTGGCGTTCTTCCGGGAACATGACCGGTCCGTCCGCGACCGACCGCTGTGGAACCTCGGTCCGGAGTGGGCCGAGACGGTGCTCTCGACCGACCCGCCGGCCGTGCGGGTGTCGGTCCGACTCGACGGGGACGAACTCCGCCTCCTGGTCGGCGAGGGGCCGACCGTCGTCGACGTGGAGGGGTTCGAACGCTCCCCAGACGACGGGGACCCGTCGCGGTCGGCGGACGGGACGGACGAGGGCGACGAGGCGGACGGGGCCAGCGAGGAGGACGGGAAAGAGGCGGGAATGCAGCCCGGGAACGACGCGGAGGATTACGACGCGACGGCGGCCGGGTCGTCGTAGCGGTCGAGGTCGACGCGCTCGCCGTCGACGACCGCGACGTTCAGGCCGTCGCCGGAGGCGAGGTCGCGCTCGGAGGCGGCGGCGACGGCCCGAGCGGCCACCGAGCGCGCCTCCGCGACCGACAGACCGTCGTCGTACTCGCTCTCCAGTACCCCGTACGCCGTCGGTCCGCCCGACCCATCGGCGGCGTACGGCTGGTCGAGCACTCCACCGGCGGCGTCGAACGTGTACAGGTGCGGCCCGTCGGCGTCGACGCCGCCGAGGACGTGCTGGACGCGCAGGGGGTTCTCGCGCATCGTGTTCGCCGTGAACGTCGCCAGCGCGGGGATCGACATCCGCTCGTTGCGGCGCGTCTCGTACAGTCGCACCTCCGTCTCGAGTTTCGGCACCAGCGCCTGCGCGTCGCCGACGGCGCCCGTGAACGCCAGCGCCGCCCGGTCGCCGACGGGGAACACCTTGTCCGCCCGCTTGCTCGACACCATTCCACTCACGCTCGCGCGACGGTCCGACGCGAGGACGACGCGCCCGTCAGCGACGAGGCCCACGATGGTCGTTCCGAACTCGGTCTCCTGAACCATGCTCCCCGCTCGGCCGGCCGCCCGGATAAGTGTCCGCTAAAATATACTTTAGTCGGCGGGTCGCCGTCGAGCTTCCGACGCATCGACGGGGCAGGCGGCCCGACGTTCAGAGCGACTCGATGTGGGCGCGGCGTCCGTCGAGTACCGCGAACTCCTCGCCGCGACGACGTTCCAGGAGGTGGAGCAGGCGTTCGGCCCACCGGAGCTTCCTCGCCTTCTCATCGGAGACGCCTGGGTCGTCGAAGTCCCAGCCGATGAACCGGAGTTCGGCGGCGTCGAGCGCGTCGGCGAGGAACGCGGCCCGGTCGCCGTCGGTGAAGCCCCCGAAGTTCCGAACCGGGCCCACCGGCTCCGCCTGGGTCGTCGCCAGCACGTGTTCCGCGTCGTACCGCGGCATCCACTCCTCGACGAGGTCGCCGTTGTCGCCGTGCGCGTGTGCGACGACCGGCGCGCCGCGCTCGGTGCGGTCGAGTCCAGTCTCGGGGTTCTTGTCGAGATCCGTAATCATGGCGTCGACCGCGACGCCGGCGTCGACGAGGCGGTCCGTTGCGGTGGAGGCGGCGAAGACGCGGTCGGCGTCGCTGGCGCGGT belongs to Halorarum halophilum and includes:
- a CDS encoding winged helix-turn-helix domain-containing protein codes for the protein MSRGVDGTSDDTTDHDADGGGLDDGVSDGERGSAPDDAFAALGNATRLRVLRTLASADEPPTFTELFEATDEDTSAGFAYHLRQLVDRYVRKDPETEGYHLTYAGRQAARALAAGTYTERVNRDPEPVDGDCPVCGEAGLEGRVADNFLAVGCVDCGTELLSLPFPPNGARDRDADGALAAFDAYHRSRFRLLADGVCPDCAGRAGAGIEFVDAPDLPGEDRRPTLDGSCADCDFRVLAPVSLAVLDHPEVVAFFREHDRSVRDRPLWNLGPEWAETVLSTDPPAVRVSVRLDGDELRLLVGEGPTVVDVEGFERSPDDGDPSRSADGTDEGDEADGASEEDGKEAGMQPGNDAEDYDATAAGSS
- a CDS encoding 6-hydroxymethylpterin diphosphokinase MptE-like protein; the encoded protein is MEFAEWEPTYELILADFGYDRVGDESVRNRMAELAEPFDLDRLDCSGLTVAVAGSGPSLDVELDRASDADRVFAASTATDRLVDAGVAVDAMITDLDKNPETGLDRTERGAPVVAHAHGDNGDLVEEWMPRYDAEHVLATTQAEPVGPVRNFGGFTDGDRAAFLADALDAAELRFIGWDFDDPGVSDEKARKLRWAERLLHLLERRRGEEFAVLDGRRAHIESL
- a CDS encoding Ntn hydrolase family protein, with amino-acid sequence MVQETEFGTTIVGLVADGRVVLASDRRASVSGMVSSKRADKVFPVGDRAALAFTGAVGDAQALVPKLETEVRLYETRRNERMSIPALATFTANTMRENPLRVQHVLGGVDADGPHLYTFDAAGGVLDQPYAADGSGGPTAYGVLESEYDDGLSVAEARSVAARAVAAASERDLASGDGLNVAVVDGERVDLDRYDDPAAVAS